The following nucleotide sequence is from Solidesulfovibrio carbinolicus.
CATCCTTGCTTCCCCCCTGGCCGGCAAGATCCGCTGGGTGGCCAACTCCAAGGTCAAGCCCCTGGACAAGGACACGCTGGTCCTCATGAAAAAGGCCGGTTGCTGGCTGGTGGCCTTTGGCTACGAGTCGGGCAGCCCGGAAACGCTGTCGCGCATCCACAAGAACACAACAACCAACGACAACCTTCAGGCCACCAAATGGGCCAAGGAAGCGGGGCTGCTCACCTTCGGCTTCTTCCTCATCGGCCTGCCCTGGGAAACCAGGGAACACCTCGAAGCCACGCGTCAGCACATCTTCGAGCTGGACAACGATTTCCTGGAACTCCACATCGCCATTCCCTATTACGGCACCCGGCTCAATGAAATCGCCCGCGAAGAGGGGCTTTTGCCCGGCTCGGTCCTGGGCAAGGACTATTTCAACGCCCCAACCGTCGGCACGAGCACGCTCTCCATGGAAGAAATCGAGGCCTTCCGCAAAAAAACGCTCCTCGATTTCCACCTGCGCCCGTCCTACATCACCCGCAAGCTCGTCCAGGCCGGCGGCAACCCCAAAATCATCGCCAACTACGCCCGCTTCGGCCTGCGGCTGCTCAAAAACACCCTCATGCCGCCCAAGCGCCCGCGCGCTTTGACCCCGGACGGCACGCCGCCCCACGTTGCCATTCTCGGCGCCAATTCCGACATCGCCCTGGCCCTGGCCCGCCAGCTGGCCGCGCAGGACCACGCCTCCCTGGTGCTGGCCTCCCGCGACCAGGATCGGCTCAATGTCGCCGCCGTGGATCTGGCCAAGGATTGCGACACGGACGTCAGCGTGCGCCATTTCGACGCCCTGGATTTCGCCGGCCACGCCGCCTTTTTCGATTCCCTGGACCCCATGCCCGACGTCCTGGTCCTGGCCTTCGGGCTGCTCGGCGACCAGCAGTCCGGCCAGCGCGATTTCGCCGCCGCCCGCGCGGTCATCGACACCAACTTCACCGCCGCCGCCTCCGTCCTCGAAATCGCCGCCGACCGCTTCGCCAAGCGCGGCCACGGCACCATCGTCGGCCTGACCTCCCCGGCCGGCGAGCGCGGCCGCAAGAGCAACTACCTCTACGGCGCGGCCAAGGCCGGGCTGACCACGCTGCTTTCCGGCCTGCGCCACCGCCTGGCCGGCACAGGCGTGCGCGTCGTCACCGTCATCCCCGGCTGGACCAAGACCCGCATGACCGCCGCCGCGCCCACCCCCGCGCGCCTTACCGCCTCGCCCGAACGCGTGGCCGGCGACATCCGCAAAGCCCTTCACGGCAAGGGCGACGTCCTCTATACCCCGTGGTTCTGGCGGCCCATCATGGCCCTGGTGCGCGCGCTCCCCGAAAAACTCTTCGTCAAAACGAATCTCTAATGAACATACTCTTCCTCAATCACAATCCCGAGCGCTACGGCACCTACTTCCGCTGCTACCACCTGGGGCGGCATCTGGCTGATCGCGGCCACAACGTGACCTTGGTGTGCGCCTCCCGCGAGGCCACCCTGCGCACCACCGAACGCAAGGAAGGCGGCTTGCGCATCCGCTTCCTGCCGCGCGTCAACCTGGCCACCTACCACACCGGCCATACCCTGCGGATGTTGCTCAACACCCACGAATGTCTGCGCACGCCCATGGACATTCTGCACAGCTTCGCCTTTCCGCTGCATCCCATCAGCTTCCCCACGCTGGTGACCAGCATCCTCAAGCCCCAGGTCAAGATCGTGCTGGACCACGACGACATGTGGAAAGGCGGCTTTATTGACCAGCACCCCGGCCCGGTGCGGCTGCTCTACAACTTCACCGAGGACCAGTTGCCGCGCATCGCCGACCAGGCCACCGCCGCCAGCGACATCCTCATCGGCAAATTCCGCGACGCCGGCCTGCCAGCCGACAAGATCCACTATATCCCCAACTGCCCAACCATCCGCCTGGACATGCCGCCCAAGCACGAGGCTCGGGCCGCCCTGGGGCTGGCCCCGGACGACAAAGTGCTGCTCTCCATGGGCCACACCTACACCGAATCGCTTTTTGCGCTGCTCGACGCCTACACCGCCGCCCGCGAGACCCTGCCGGGCCTCAAGCTTCTGTTCCTCGGCAAGATGCACATCTCCGACGACTTCAAGGCCCGCATGAAGCCCTATGAGGAGCGCTTCGCCCCGGACATCGTCAAGATCGGCGAAAAGCCGCCCACCGACGTGCCGCGCTATCTGGCCGCCGCCGACGCGCTGCTTCTGCCCATGGACGACGACCCCATCGAAAAGGCCCGCTTCCCCATCCGCTTCGGCGACTATCTCGCCTCGGGCGTGCCCGTGGTCTCCAACGCCGTGGGCGAAATCAAACGCATCATGGAGTCCCGCGACTGCGGTTACACCGCGCCCGTGGGCAACGCCGCCGCCTTCGGCCGGGCCATCGTCACCGCCCTCACCGACGAGGCCGGCCGGCAGCGCAAACGTGAAAACGCCAGACGCCTCATCGCCGAAGAACTCAACTGGCCCGCCGTGGCCGCGCGCCTCGAAGCCGTCTACGAAAAGACGCTCGGCGAATAACCGGGTCCAGGGCGCTGCCCTGGACCCGGCAGGGCGCTGTCCTGCACCCGCTGGGACGCTGTCCCAGACCCTGCCAGGGCGCTGCCCTGGACCCGGCAGGACGCTGTCCTGCACCTGCCAGGGCGCTGCCCTGGACCCGCCGGGGGGATAATCCCCCCGGACCCCCTGATTGTCTGCGGCGGGCGGGCGAGCCGACAGGGGGGCCGGGAGGTGTCGGCGGACGCCGAAGAAGGGGCCGGAATCGCGCCCGGCGATGCCGCCGCTGGCGCGGCAGGCTCGCCGGACCCGATTCCGGCCCCTACCACGCCACGGCCCCCAAAGCGGGGCCGTAGGGATAGCATTTTTGCTGACAGGATAGGGATGCCCGGAACCTGGGCATCCCCCATAGAGAAGTTTTTGGGGAAGGAGGGGGCTCGGGGGAGGAAACCCCTTTTTTCAAAAAGGGGTTTCCTCCCCCGATTCCTCTTCATTCTTTCCTCATAAGGACAAGCATATGCGTATATTCGTGCCGGCGATGGGGCGGGTGAACACGAAGAATCGGGACGGCAGCGAGGTCAGGTTCGCCGAGATCGCCAAGCGGTGGCTGGCGGCCGGCGTGAAGCTGGAGCTGTTGTTGCCGCGCCGGGAGATCGGCGTGCTGGAGTCCCAGGGCGTGCGCGCTTCCTGGCGCGTGCATTGGGAGCCTTTTACCAGCGAATCCGACCGGCTGTGGAACGTGCTGGCCGTGTATTTGTGGCGGATGCTGACCTGTCCGCTGGCGCGGTATCCCAAAGGCGTGGACGCGGTTTACGCGCCGTCGGACTTCTTGTTCGACTTGCTGCCGGCGCTCTTGTGCCGTTGGCGCAATCCGGCGGCCAGGCTCGTCGTGTGCGTGTTTCTCATCGCCCCCAACCCCTTTAAGGGCTACGAGAACGTCTTTGGCGGCAAGTGGAAGCTGCCGTCGGTGCGCGGGGTGCTCTATTACTGCGCCCAGTGGTTGAGCGTCTGGTTGGCACGAAAAAATGGCGCGACCATGCTCGTGCTCAATTCCCTGGACAAGGATTCGCTGATCGCCATGGGCGCGGACCCGGCCACGGTGCATGTGGTGACCATGGGCGTGGACGCCGGCTTTTTCGACGGCGTGGACGCGGCGGCCGACACGCCGCGCTATGACGGCATTTTCCTGGGCCGGCTGCATCCCCAAAAGGGGCTTTTCGATCTGGTGCGCATCTGGAAGCGGGTGTGCGAGAAGCGTCCCGGCAGCCGCCTTGGGGTCATCGGCGGCGGCAGCGATTGGTGGTTTGGCAAGCTCAAGCAGGAGATCGCGGCGGCCGGGCTGACCGGCCAGGTCGATTTGCTCGGGTTTCGTCAGGGTGAGGACAAGGTGCGGCTGTTAAAGGCCGCCGGCGTGTTCCTCATGCCCAGCCACTACGAGAGCTTCGGCCAGGTGGCCGTGGAGGCCATGGCCAGCGGTCTGCCGGTGGTGGCCTACGATCTGCCGATTTATCGAGAGATTTTCCCCACCGGCATGATCAAGACGGCCCTGGAGGACGAGGCGTCGTTTGCCGCCGAGGTGTTGTCCCTGCTGGCTGACCCGGCCCGCCGCGAGGCCGCCGTGGCGCAGGCCCGGGCCCGCGCCGCCGTCTTCGACTGGGCGGCCATCGCCGAGCGCGAAATGGGGTTTGTGACGCAGCGGTAGGGCGATTGGCGACCGGTCACGACTCGCGTTTCAGGGATGCGTGATTTTTTAAGAAAATTGGTGTGTTAAATTCTTTGCCTGGGAAAAGCCCTAAGCGCTTTTCGCGGATGCGACACTAACGGGCGTCGTCGATGAGCCGGTAGCGGGTGCCCGTTTTACAGATCAGCCCGAGGCGTTCCAGATTCTTGATGTCGCGCCGGATCGTTTTGTCGCTGACCTGTCGATAGAGCAGCGTAAACGGACTTGTCTGCCTGAGATCGTGGCTGTCAAACGCCGTGTCGCCGGCGGCCAGGAGCAGTTCGATGAGCTGATGCTGGCGCGGGGAAATCTCTCGGGTCTGGTTCTTGAGATACGCGACATAGTCGCGATAGAGCAGCGGTTTGACCCCCGCCACGAGGCGCTCCCGGAGTTCTTCCAGGCCGGCGCGCAGGGAACGGCAATAGAAATCCAGGAACGGCTGCACGCTG
It contains:
- a CDS encoding glycosyltransferase family 4 protein, with protein sequence MNILFLNHNPERYGTYFRCYHLGRHLADRGHNVTLVCASREATLRTTERKEGGLRIRFLPRVNLATYHTGHTLRMLLNTHECLRTPMDILHSFAFPLHPISFPTLVTSILKPQVKIVLDHDDMWKGGFIDQHPGPVRLLYNFTEDQLPRIADQATAASDILIGKFRDAGLPADKIHYIPNCPTIRLDMPPKHEARAALGLAPDDKVLLSMGHTYTESLFALLDAYTAARETLPGLKLLFLGKMHISDDFKARMKPYEERFAPDIVKIGEKPPTDVPRYLAAADALLLPMDDDPIEKARFPIRFGDYLASGVPVVSNAVGEIKRIMESRDCGYTAPVGNAAAFGRAIVTALTDEAGRQRKRENARRLIAEELNWPAVAARLEAVYEKTLGE
- a CDS encoding glycosyltransferase family 4 protein; protein product: MRIFVPAMGRVNTKNRDGSEVRFAEIAKRWLAAGVKLELLLPRREIGVLESQGVRASWRVHWEPFTSESDRLWNVLAVYLWRMLTCPLARYPKGVDAVYAPSDFLFDLLPALLCRWRNPAARLVVCVFLIAPNPFKGYENVFGGKWKLPSVRGVLYYCAQWLSVWLARKNGATMLVLNSLDKDSLIAMGADPATVHVVTMGVDAGFFDGVDAAADTPRYDGIFLGRLHPQKGLFDLVRIWKRVCEKRPGSRLGVIGGGSDWWFGKLKQEIAAAGLTGQVDLLGFRQGEDKVRLLKAAGVFLMPSHYESFGQVAVEAMASGLPVVAYDLPIYREIFPTGMIKTALEDEASFAAEVLSLLADPARREAAVAQARARAAVFDWAAIAEREMGFVTQR
- a CDS encoding SDR family oxidoreductase; its protein translation is MKKIMLFYPPGRFYQRGEDRSQGNVEQSTATSMRAPNDLGYAAATLKQEGFAVFLRDYQTERCAPADLLADFDREAPDGIFVSITNSTIFNDLTLVRQLKAKKPDLLVMLKGAIFFDPDEALLAQLDLADVTYLIGLESDFIVGKLAKAHFDAPAGVPAIRGILFKKDGVWTKTDFASWETDLDSLPFPDRSLIKNALYVRPDTGEPQATIATSRGCPSACIFCMTPKISGKKLRLRSPENILAELTDCYANHGIRDFFFKSDTFTFDPTWTQAVCQAILASPLAGKIRWVANSKVKPLDKDTLVLMKKAGCWLVAFGYESGSPETLSRIHKNTTTNDNLQATKWAKEAGLLTFGFFLIGLPWETREHLEATRQHIFELDNDFLELHIAIPYYGTRLNEIAREEGLLPGSVLGKDYFNAPTVGTSTLSMEEIEAFRKKTLLDFHLRPSYITRKLVQAGGNPKIIANYARFGLRLLKNTLMPPKRPRALTPDGTPPHVAILGANSDIALALARQLAAQDHASLVLASRDQDRLNVAAVDLAKDCDTDVSVRHFDALDFAGHAAFFDSLDPMPDVLVLAFGLLGDQQSGQRDFAAARAVIDTNFTAAASVLEIAADRFAKRGHGTIVGLTSPAGERGRKSNYLYGAAKAGLTTLLSGLRHRLAGTGVRVVTVIPGWTKTRMTAAAPTPARLTASPERVAGDIRKALHGKGDVLYTPWFWRPIMALVRALPEKLFVKTNL